The genomic interval GCCGCCGGAGTCGCGTTGGGGGGGCGTTTCGGATGCACGCTCGGACGGTTCGTCGTCGGTCGCGTCGGTGTTCGTCGCGTCACCGTCCTCAGCAGCACCGCTCGGGCGGAACTGGAACGTCGTGCCACCGCAGCTGGGACAGCCCGAGAGCATCTCCTTCGACCCGTCCTCGAACGTGTGTCCGCAGGCGGTACACTGGTGCGGCACGGGTTACCTCCGTGTGACCAGCGCGCTGATGAGGTTCTCGTCCTTGTGGAGGGTCTCGATGCGGTTCGCCGGACCGATGACGGTCAGTTTGTTGTCGTTGTCCGAACTCTTGCCCATCAGGCGGTTGAACAGGCCACCGTCGTTCGACGGGCGGGGGTAGGTCTCGATCTCGATGCCCGTGAACCCGTCCGGGCTGATCTCGCTCATCGTCACCTCGATGAGTTTCGACTCCTCGTCGGGCGAGAGGCCGTCCTCGAGGATGACGATGTTGCCCTCGTGGACGCTGTCGAGGATGGTCCGGATCTTCTCCATCGTCCGGAGGTTCGACATCCGCCCGGCACTGATGAGGTCAATCTGGACCCCGTCCGGGGTCTCGGGTGCGCCGTCGGAGGATTGGAATCCCGACATGGTCACCCGAAGTACTCCGCTATCTTGTCGTACACTTCGTCCATGTTGTCGCCTTCGAGCGCCGACAGCGGGACCGTCTCGTGCTGTGGGAACGCGTTGGCGATCTGCTGGACGCTCGACTCCTCCAGGTCGATCTTGTTGGCGAAGATGAGGACGGGAAGGTCCTTCGACTCGATGATGCCGATGAGCATCGTGTTGACCTGCGTGAACGGGTC from Halomarina salina carries:
- a CDS encoding DUF2073 domain-containing protein, which codes for MSGFQSSDGAPETPDGVQIDLISAGRMSNLRTMEKIRTILDSVHEGNIVILEDGLSPDEESKLIEVTMSEISPDGFTGIEIETYPRPSNDGGLFNRLMGKSSDNDNKLTVIGPANRIETLHKDENLISALVTRR